GGGGGCTGCGCCAGTAGACGATGAACTTCCCATGCGGGTACTCGCCCTTGTACCCGCAGGGCCATCCCCCGGCGCGGTACAGCGAGAAGAGCTCCTCCAGGAAGGGACTCAGCTTCCCGCCACCGAGGAACCGCGCGGCCGCCACATGCGCCAGATCGGGCCCGATGTCCGAGGCCAGCTCATCACTCTCCTGGAGGTCATCCCGGGCGACAAGGCTGTCCCACGCGGCCTGTACGATGCGATCCTCGAGGACGTCCAGCTCCTTATGAAGAGCACTGTATTCAGACGGGGGCAGGGAGCTGGTGACATCCTGATATTCGCTGAACTGGTATGACCTGAGATCGGCCCAGATCGCCACGTCCTCGGGAAGCTCCTGGCTCTTCGCATACTGGAGCGCGTCTTCGAGACTGGAGACGACCATCACCTTCTCGCCGTCCAACGCTCCCGAGAACGACAGGAGTCCTCCCTTCACCACGAACTCCAGGACCTCTCCGGCCAGCGCCAGGTTTCTTTCGATGGGCATGGGCCCCAACGCTTTCGTCAGGGCCCGAGGCGCTCGAAGCGCCTGAGGAGCCGGAGCGAGGAGAGGTCGAGCGTGGAGAGCAGGCGGGAGCCCCGGATGACGAGCTCGGAGGGGCCCGTGACGAGGTAGAGGGCCTCCCAGGCGAAGTCGGAGCCGACGAAGCACCAGCTGTCCCCATCGGGCAGCAGTCCCACCCGCCATGCGGGCATCACGTAGTGCTTGTAGCCCCAGAGCCGCTCGCGGCTCACGTCCTCGAAGCGCACGTGGGGATGGAACAGCAGGGGAGGGTGGTGATCCTCGGGATCCACCACGGCGAGGCGGTCTCCCGGAGGCACGAGCTTGCGGAGCGCGTCGAGCACCCGCTGCTGCAACTCGATGATCTCGTCCGCCACCGCCTCATCGTAGGGCGAGAAGCCCTCCGGGATGCGGTAGCGCACCACCTCACGCTCCCTCCG
The sequence above is drawn from the Archangium gephyra genome and encodes:
- a CDS encoding DUF2716 domain-containing protein encodes the protein MTVNARAWQHLDFDDPTVAPSLAVLEALQRREREVVRYRIPEGFSPYDEAVADEIIELQQRVLDALRKLVPPGDRLAVVDPEDHHPPLLFHPHVRFEDVSRERLWGYKHYVMPAWRVGLLPDGDSWCFVGSDFAWEALYLVTGPSELVIRGSRLLSTLDLSSLRLLRRFERLGP